The proteins below come from a single Erythrobacter sp. SG61-1L genomic window:
- the odhB gene encoding 2-oxoglutarate dehydrogenase complex dihydrolipoyllysine-residue succinyltransferase, with translation MTIEVKVPALGESVTEATVGEWLKKPGEAVKADEPIASLETDKVAVEVPSPVAGVMGEYKVALGDTVEVGAVLALVEEGAVAASSPAPAAQPAPAPAIPAAAAPEPVEADGLTLSPAVRRAVLEHGIDPSTVKGTGKDGRLTKEDVLAAAKAKDAAPVAASPAAAAAPVAAASGERRVERVKMTRLRQTIAKRLKSAQDNAALLTTFNDVDMSAVIEAREKYKDVFAKKHGVKLGFMSFFSKASVLALKSIPSVNAQIEGDEIVYFDYVDISIAVSAPNGLVVPVVRDVDQLSFAGIEKAIAEYGAKAKDGTLTMEDMKGGTFTISNGGVFGGLMSTPIINPPQSAVLGLHRIEDRPVVRNGEIVIRPMMYIALSYDHRIIDGREAVTALKIIKEAIEDPTRLLIDL, from the coding sequence ATGACCATCGAAGTCAAAGTCCCCGCGCTCGGCGAATCCGTCACCGAAGCCACCGTTGGCGAATGGCTGAAGAAGCCCGGCGAAGCCGTGAAGGCGGATGAGCCCATTGCCAGCCTCGAGACCGACAAGGTCGCCGTGGAAGTGCCCAGCCCCGTTGCGGGCGTGATGGGCGAGTACAAGGTTGCGCTCGGCGATACGGTGGAAGTCGGTGCGGTCCTCGCGCTGGTGGAAGAAGGCGCGGTTGCAGCCTCCTCTCCGGCACCTGCCGCACAGCCCGCCCCTGCCCCGGCAATTCCCGCTGCCGCCGCGCCCGAACCGGTCGAAGCCGATGGCCTGACCCTGTCCCCGGCCGTGCGCCGCGCGGTTCTGGAACATGGCATCGATCCCTCGACCGTGAAGGGCACGGGCAAGGATGGCCGCCTGACCAAGGAAGACGTGCTCGCCGCGGCCAAGGCCAAGGACGCAGCCCCCGTCGCCGCCAGCCCGGCCGCTGCCGCTGCACCTGTCGCCGCGGCTTCGGGCGAACGCCGGGTGGAACGCGTGAAGATGACGCGCCTGCGCCAGACCATCGCCAAGCGCCTGAAGAGCGCGCAGGACAATGCCGCGCTTCTCACCACCTTCAACGATGTCGACATGTCGGCGGTCATCGAAGCGCGCGAGAAGTACAAGGACGTGTTCGCCAAGAAGCATGGCGTGAAGCTCGGCTTCATGAGCTTCTTCTCCAAGGCATCGGTACTGGCGCTGAAGTCGATCCCGAGCGTGAACGCTCAGATCGAGGGCGATGAGATCGTCTATTTCGACTATGTCGACATCTCGATCGCCGTCTCTGCCCCCAACGGCCTCGTCGTGCCGGTGGTGCGCGATGTCGATCAGCTCAGCTTCGCGGGCATCGAGAAGGCAATCGCCGAATATGGCGCCAAGGCCAAGGACGGCACGCTGACCATGGAAGACATGAAGGGCGGCACCTTCACCATCTCCAACGGCGGTGTGTTCGGCGGCCTGATGAGCACCCCGATCATCAACCCGCCGCAGTCGGCCGTGCTCGGCCTGCACCGCATCGAAGATCGCCCGGTCGTGCGCAATGGCGAGATCGTGATCCGCCCGATGATGTATATCGCGCTGTCCTACGACCACCGCATCATCGACGGCCGCGAAGCCGTAACCGCGCTCAAGATCATCAAGGAAGCGATCGAAGACCCGACCCGCCTGCTTATCGATCTGTAA
- a CDS encoding 2-oxoglutarate dehydrogenase E1 component has product MGNELHDFPLDTGSEGPQPGPSWQNPRWPLSDVASEDDLTQALDPFAMKEVVKQSAEKAGLKLDERAIEQAAADSIRAMMLVRTYRVRGHLAADLDPLGLHQRELPADLTPEYHGFSGAALDRPVYMGGNLGLEWATVREIVDILRANYCGHVGLEYMHITDLEERRFLQQRMEGAGKEIEFTENGKKAILAAVIRGEEYEKFLGKKYVGTKRFGLDGGESMIPALEAVIKYGGALGVREIVYGMAHRGRLNVLANVMAKPYRVIFHEFSGGSANPEDVGGSGDVKYHLGTSTDREFDGIKVHMSLVPNPSHLETVDPVVLGKVRAQQAFREDLDKHEQVLPVLIHGDAAFAGQGIVWECFGLSGVRGYSTGGCIHFVINNQIGFTTSPKFARNSPYPSDVAKGVQAPILHVNGDDPEAVTFACKLAVEYRHTFKRDIVIDMWCYRRFGHNEGDEPSFTQPLMYSKIRQHPRVSEIYAERLIEENVIDRNWAGETASHFIAVLDQEFEAGKGYKPNEADWFAGRWSGLNKPADPETARRNINTAIEPKLFESLGRTLSTVPADLEIHKTLSRVIDAKREMFESGKGFDWATAEALAFGSLMMEGFGIRLSGQDSSRGTFSQRHATWIDQRDERKYLPLCELPHGKFEVYDSPLSEYGVLGFEYGFASADPKTLVLWEAQFGDFANGAQIIIDQYIAASEAKWLRANGLVMLLPHGYEGQGPEHSSARLERFLQLCAGDNLQVCNITVPANYFHVLRRQMLRPFRKPLIIMSPKSLLRHPMAKSQASEFTGEGHFMRIVSDIKPIEDSKVRRLVLCSGKVAYDLIETRDKEGLDDVSIVRIEQLYPFPGEPLAARLSRMSNLEEVVWCQEEPRNNGAWFFVESQIENALTASGKAGMRACYAGRDPAASPATGLASKHKEQQEALVAAALGLDHSAPAATAKGK; this is encoded by the coding sequence ATGGGTAACGAACTGCACGATTTCCCGCTCGATACCGGCTCCGAAGGGCCGCAACCCGGCCCCAGCTGGCAGAACCCCCGCTGGCCGCTGAGCGATGTGGCCAGCGAGGACGACCTGACGCAGGCGCTCGACCCCTTCGCGATGAAGGAAGTGGTCAAGCAGTCTGCCGAAAAGGCCGGACTGAAGCTGGACGAACGGGCAATCGAACAGGCCGCTGCGGATTCCATCCGCGCCATGATGCTTGTGCGCACCTATCGCGTGCGCGGGCACCTCGCCGCCGATCTCGACCCGCTGGGCCTGCACCAGCGGGAGCTTCCGGCCGACCTGACGCCCGAATATCACGGCTTTTCCGGCGCCGCGCTGGACCGGCCCGTCTATATGGGCGGCAATCTCGGCCTCGAATGGGCAACCGTGCGCGAGATCGTCGATATTCTGCGCGCCAATTATTGCGGCCATGTCGGCCTTGAATACATGCACATCACCGATCTGGAGGAACGCCGCTTCCTCCAGCAGCGCATGGAAGGCGCAGGCAAGGAAATCGAGTTCACCGAAAACGGCAAGAAGGCCATTCTGGCTGCCGTGATCCGTGGCGAGGAATATGAAAAGTTCCTCGGCAAGAAATATGTCGGCACCAAGCGCTTCGGCCTGGATGGCGGCGAGAGCATGATCCCGGCGCTGGAAGCCGTGATCAAATATGGCGGCGCGCTGGGCGTGCGCGAGATCGTTTACGGCATGGCCCATCGCGGCCGCCTGAACGTGCTCGCCAATGTGATGGCCAAGCCCTATCGCGTGATCTTCCACGAATTCTCCGGCGGCAGCGCCAATCCGGAAGACGTGGGCGGTTCGGGTGACGTGAAATATCACCTCGGCACCAGCACCGACCGCGAGTTCGACGGGATCAAGGTTCACATGAGCCTGGTGCCCAACCCCAGCCACCTCGAAACGGTGGACCCGGTGGTACTGGGCAAGGTCCGTGCGCAGCAGGCCTTCCGCGAGGATCTGGACAAGCACGAGCAGGTTCTGCCCGTGCTGATCCACGGTGACGCGGCCTTTGCCGGCCAGGGTATCGTGTGGGAATGCTTCGGCCTTTCCGGCGTGCGCGGCTACAGCACCGGCGGTTGCATCCACTTCGTGATCAACAACCAGATCGGCTTCACCACCAGCCCGAAATTCGCGCGCAATTCGCCCTACCCGTCCGACGTGGCCAAGGGCGTCCAGGCACCGATCCTGCATGTGAACGGCGACGATCCGGAAGCCGTGACTTTCGCCTGCAAGCTGGCAGTGGAATATCGCCACACCTTCAAGCGCGACATCGTGATCGACATGTGGTGCTATCGCCGCTTCGGCCACAATGAAGGCGACGAGCCCAGCTTCACCCAGCCGCTGATGTATTCCAAGATCCGCCAGCACCCCCGTGTCAGCGAGATCTACGCCGAGCGGCTGATCGAAGAAAACGTGATCGACAGGAACTGGGCCGGGGAAACCGCGTCTCACTTCATCGCCGTGCTCGATCAGGAATTCGAAGCGGGCAAGGGTTACAAGCCCAATGAGGCGGACTGGTTCGCCGGGCGCTGGAGCGGGCTGAACAAGCCCGCCGATCCGGAAACCGCGCGCCGCAATATCAATACCGCGATCGAACCCAAGCTGTTCGAAAGCTTGGGCCGCACGCTCAGCACCGTTCCTGCGGATCTTGAAATCCACAAGACGCTGTCGCGCGTGATCGACGCCAAGCGCGAGATGTTCGAAAGCGGCAAGGGCTTCGACTGGGCAACGGCGGAAGCCCTCGCCTTCGGCAGCCTGATGATGGAAGGCTTCGGCATCCGCCTGTCCGGGCAGGATTCCAGCCGCGGCACTTTCAGCCAGCGCCATGCGACCTGGATCGACCAGCGCGACGAGCGCAAGTATCTCCCGCTCTGCGAACTGCCGCACGGCAAGTTCGAAGTCTATGACAGCCCGCTGTCCGAATATGGCGTGCTGGGCTTCGAATATGGCTTTGCCAGCGCTGATCCGAAGACTCTGGTGCTGTGGGAAGCGCAGTTCGGCGACTTCGCCAATGGCGCGCAGATCATCATCGACCAGTATATCGCCGCTTCCGAAGCCAAGTGGCTGCGCGCCAACGGCCTCGTGATGCTGCTGCCGCATGGCTATGAAGGACAGGGCCCGGAACACAGCTCCGCCCGTCTGGAACGCTTCCTGCAGCTTTGCGCGGGCGACAATCTGCAGGTGTGCAACATCACCGTTCCGGCAAACTACTTCCACGTGCTGCGCCGGCAGATGCTGCGTCCGTTCCGCAAGCCGCTGATCATCATGTCGCCCAAGTCGTTGCTGCGCCATCCCATGGCGAAGTCGCAGGCGAGCGAGTTCACCGGCGAAGGCCACTTCATGCGCATCGTTTCGGACATCAAGCCGATCGAGGACAGCAAGGTCCGCCGTCTGGTGCTCTGTTCGGGCAAGGTCGCCTATGACCTGATCGAAACGCGCGACAAGGAAGGGTTGGACGACGTTTCCATCGTCCGCATCGAGCAGCTCTATCCCTTCCCCGGCGAGCCGCTGGCCGCACGCCTTTCGCGGATGAGCAATCTCGAGGAAGTGGTCTGGTGCCAGGAAGAGCCGCGCAACAACGGCGCCTGGTTCTTCGTGGAAAGCCAGATCGAAAACGCGCTGACCGCGTCGGGCAAGGCAGGCATGCGTGCCTGCTATGCGGGCCGCGATCCGGCCGCCTCGCCCGCCACGGGCCTCGCCTCCAAGCACAAGGAACAGCAGGAGGCGCTGGTCGCCGCTGCGCTGGGCCTCGACCATTCCGCCCCCGCCGCCACGGCGAAGGGCAAGTAA
- a CDS encoding GIY-YIG nuclease family protein: protein MEEGWLYIVCNKRNGTLYLGVTSHLQQRIWQHREGLIEGFSKKYGCSRLVWTQHFSNLHDARQREWQMKKWKRAWKIELIEKDNPGWRDLWDDLNR from the coding sequence ATGGAGGAAGGTTGGCTCTACATCGTCTGCAACAAACGAAACGGGACGCTCTATCTCGGTGTGACCAGCCATTTGCAGCAACGCATCTGGCAACACCGCGAAGGGCTAATCGAAGGTTTCAGCAAAAAATACGGATGCAGCCGCCTTGTATGGACGCAACATTTTTCCAATCTTCACGATGCAAGGCAGCGTGAGTGGCAAATGAAGAAATGGAAGCGAGCCTGGAAGATCGAACTCATTGAGAAAGATAATCCCGGCTGGCGTGACCTTTGGGACGATTTGAACAGGTGA